The following proteins come from a genomic window of Streptomyces sp. Sge12:
- a CDS encoding FUSC family protein: MFVAPDPGRMRLRNSARAVIGVAAAVALAEVCGLSLTASITGGLAALLALFTVLDADVRAQRLTTALLPVAGFPVLALATTLHGIPLARDAAFLAVVFAGVYARRFGPRGHALGIFGFMMFFVTQFLHAVPGQLPELYAAVGLALVASGAVRFLLWPIERRTPPAAAPPGLPGTGLARPTTRQAFQATAACAFALGIGQALSDDRWYWAVGTSWWIFVNTASRGETLVRGFRRVLGTVVGIAAGLLIAVPLHGAPVPTAALVAVCVFGIFYTAAPSYSWMMFFVTVMAGLLYGLLGVLHPGLLLLRFQETAIGAIGAALAVVLILPVTTHAANDAWIQRALHCVRASTAAALERLAGDPDADPAPHAAELELLLARVRMALAPLVHPLSPLRARKARARQVLALLDDCARDVRGLVVVAADPQASHDARLAAACWRVEAAVEALTAPHGTPGPATVPHPRPAAAEPALAHLHGLEHTLVALATPLRTDPRAPLVISA, from the coding sequence CTCCATCACCGGGGGACTGGCAGCCCTGCTCGCCCTCTTCACCGTGCTCGACGCGGACGTCCGCGCCCAGCGCCTCACCACCGCCCTGCTGCCCGTCGCCGGATTCCCCGTCCTGGCCCTCGCCACCACCCTGCACGGGATCCCGCTCGCCCGCGACGCCGCCTTCCTCGCCGTCGTGTTCGCCGGGGTGTACGCCCGCCGCTTCGGCCCCCGCGGACACGCCCTCGGGATCTTCGGCTTCATGATGTTCTTCGTCACCCAGTTCCTGCACGCCGTACCCGGGCAGCTGCCCGAGCTGTACGCCGCGGTCGGGCTGGCGCTCGTCGCCTCCGGGGCCGTGCGCTTCCTGCTGTGGCCCATCGAGCGGCGCACCCCGCCCGCCGCCGCCCCGCCCGGACTGCCCGGGACCGGGCTCGCACGGCCCACCACCCGGCAGGCCTTCCAGGCCACCGCCGCCTGCGCCTTCGCGCTCGGCATCGGCCAGGCGCTCTCCGACGACCGCTGGTACTGGGCCGTCGGCACCTCCTGGTGGATCTTCGTGAACACCGCCTCCCGGGGCGAGACCCTCGTACGGGGCTTCCGCCGGGTCCTCGGCACCGTCGTCGGCATCGCCGCCGGCCTGCTGATCGCCGTACCGCTGCACGGCGCACCGGTGCCCACCGCCGCACTGGTCGCCGTATGCGTCTTCGGGATCTTCTACACGGCCGCGCCCTCGTACTCGTGGATGATGTTCTTCGTCACCGTCATGGCCGGCCTGCTCTACGGCCTGCTCGGCGTCCTGCACCCCGGACTGCTGCTCCTGCGCTTCCAGGAGACCGCGATCGGCGCGATAGGCGCCGCCCTCGCCGTCGTGCTCATCCTCCCGGTCACCACCCACGCCGCCAACGACGCCTGGATCCAGCGCGCCCTGCACTGCGTACGGGCCTCCACCGCGGCCGCCCTGGAACGCCTCGCCGGCGACCCGGACGCCGACCCCGCCCCGCACGCCGCCGAGCTGGAACTGCTGCTGGCCCGGGTCCGCATGGCCCTCGCGCCGCTCGTCCACCCCCTGAGCCCGCTGCGCGCCCGCAAGGCCCGCGCCCGGCAGGTGCTCGCCCTGCTCGACGACTGCGCCCGGGACGTGCGCGGGCTCGTCGTGGTCGCCGCCGACCCGCAGGCCTCCCACGACGCCCGGCTGGCCGCCGCCTGCTGGCGCGTGGAGGCCGCGGTGGAGGCCCTGACCGCCCCGCACGGCACCCCCGGACCCGCGACCGTCCCGCACCCCCGGCCCGCCGCCGCGGAGCCGGCCCTCGCCCACCTCCACGGCCTGGAGCACACCCTCGTGGCCCTCGCCACGCCGCTGCGCACCGACCCCCGGGCACCGCTCGTCATCAGCGCCTGA